Proteins found in one Oribacterium sp. oral taxon 102 genomic segment:
- a CDS encoding segregation and condensation protein A, whose translation MERITYRLENFEGPLDLLLHLIEKDKIDIYNIPIAEITEQYLDYVAALREEDLDIVSDFLVMAATLLEIKSRMLLPRELDEEGEEIDPRAELVARLLEYKRFKYMALLLRRREGSAAERLCKPPTIPREVEKYTPPIDLSELLRDVTADRLRTLLMDIVRRREDAVDQVRAKFGVIRREKISLQGRIRDVLEYARRHGQFSFRHMLRKRRGKMDIVVSFLAVLELMKMGKITLEQQRPFADMDIHVVEGAEVSERELEDVEDL comes from the coding sequence ATGGAACGAATCACATACAGACTGGAGAATTTTGAGGGACCGCTGGATCTCCTGCTCCATCTGATTGAAAAGGACAAGATCGACATTTATAATATCCCGATCGCGGAAATCACGGAGCAGTATCTGGACTATGTCGCCGCGCTTCGAGAGGAGGATCTGGATATCGTCTCGGATTTCCTCGTCATGGCGGCGACGCTTCTGGAGATCAAGTCCCGTATGCTGCTTCCGCGGGAGCTGGATGAGGAGGGAGAGGAAATCGACCCGAGAGCCGAGCTCGTGGCGCGGCTTCTGGAATACAAGCGCTTCAAATATATGGCGCTGCTGCTTCGGAGGAGGGAGGGGAGCGCTGCCGAGCGTCTCTGCAAGCCTCCTACGATCCCGCGGGAGGTGGAGAAATATACGCCGCCGATCGATCTTTCAGAGCTGCTCCGGGATGTGACGGCGGACAGGCTGCGGACGCTTCTGATGGATATCGTGCGGCGCAGGGAGGACGCGGTGGATCAGGTGCGCGCCAAATTCGGCGTCATCCGGAGAGAGAAGATTTCTCTGCAGGGCAGGATACGGGATGTGCTGGAGTACGCCAGGCGGCATGGGCAGTTCTCCTTCCGGCATATGCTCCGGAAGAGGCGCGGCAAGATGGATATCGTGGTCAGCTTCCTCGCTGTGCTGGAGCTGATGAAGATGGGGAAGATTACGCTGGAGCAGCAGCGTCCCTTTGCGGACATGGATATCCATGTCGTAGAGGGGGCGGAGGTGTCGGAGAGAGAGCTTGAGGATGTAGAGGATCTGTAG
- a CDS encoding metallophosphoesterase: MYRIAVFLILSVVFLLKKRSDYERKQLKTEYYRFFSEKLSTPRRLVFLSDLHEAEFGEGNRQLMERLRELRPELILIGGDFIVSRKYRGEGRDCTDQVERTAALLRELRQEYPVIYALGNHESRMLGKAGCGEQGLFCRMPESLRQRAQKAAARWNDALSGIELLDRRSICMAEMPELRISGLTLPLSYYGKLFFRKKKPLSDAEYAEYSGGTTGKIAEKERFQIVLLHSPLYHKEAIRNGADLVLSGHFHGGTVRLPYLGGLMSPQFQLFRKECAGVFPYRNGRMLVNRGMGTHSVNVRLNDLPEISVIDLLPPERKA; the protein is encoded by the coding sequence ATGTATAGGATAGCCGTATTTTTAATTCTGTCGGTAGTGTTTCTGCTGAAAAAGAGGTCTGATTATGAAAGAAAACAACTGAAAACGGAATATTACCGTTTTTTCTCCGAAAAACTAAGCACGCCGCGGCGGCTCGTTTTTCTTTCCGACCTGCATGAGGCAGAGTTCGGGGAGGGAAACCGACAGCTCATGGAAAGGCTCCGCGAGCTCCGACCGGAGCTCATTCTGATCGGCGGGGACTTCATTGTCAGCAGGAAATACAGGGGGGAGGGACGGGACTGCACGGATCAGGTGGAACGGACGGCAGCGCTGCTCCGGGAGCTCCGGCAGGAATATCCTGTGATCTATGCACTGGGAAACCATGAGAGCCGCATGCTGGGAAAGGCGGGATGCGGGGAGCAGGGGCTTTTCTGCCGTATGCCGGAGTCGCTTCGGCAGCGCGCACAGAAGGCGGCGGCACGCTGGAACGACGCGCTTTCCGGCATAGAGCTTCTGGATCGGCGGAGCATCTGCATGGCGGAAATGCCGGAGCTTCGGATCAGCGGGCTGACGCTGCCGCTTTCCTACTACGGGAAATTATTTTTTCGAAAGAAAAAACCGCTTTCTGATGCGGAATATGCGGAATATTCCGGCGGGACAACCGGAAAAATTGCGGAAAAGGAGCGTTTTCAGATTGTGCTCCTGCATTCCCCATTGTATCATAAGGAGGCGATCCGAAACGGAGCGGATCTGGTGCTGTCCGGTCATTTCCACGGCGGGACGGTGCGTCTGCCGTATCTGGGAGGACTGATGAGCCCGCAGTTTCAGCTTTTTCGGAAGGAATGTGCGGGGGTATTTCCCTATCGGAACGGCAGGATGCTGGTGAACCGGGGAATGGGGACGCATTCTGTCAATGTGCGCCTGAACGACCTGCCCGAGATCAGTGTCATCGATCTGCTGCCGCCGGAGAGGAAGGCATAG
- a CDS encoding helix-turn-helix domain-containing protein has translation MISYSPFWQQLQELHISQYSLIHHHNISPSQLNRLKQNQPVSTETISLLCSILKCEVSDVMQFIAP, from the coding sequence ATGATCAGCTATTCCCCCTTCTGGCAGCAGCTTCAGGAGCTGCACATCTCCCAGTATTCTCTGATTCACCATCACAATATCTCACCCAGTCAGCTGAACCGGCTGAAGCAGAATCAGCCGGTCTCCACGGAAACGATCAGCCTGCTGTGCAGCATTCTGAAATGCGAGGTTTCGGACGTAATGCAGTTCATCGCACCCTGA
- the ftsH gene encoding ATP-dependent zinc metalloprotease FtsH — MDKNEMRGNGGNRPSGQTFLILLIAVTLSFFIYSMVRQYFGRVVPTEISYSSFLTMVEKDEISRVEWADNQITVYPKDSASLRESADPGSLPEGWTAGTGFLTVVPVNADAAALVERLYSHHIEILKKKPDNSGYILEMLLGVVLPCIAIFLVMNLMMRRMGGNGGGMMGVGRSNAKMYMQRETGVSFKDVAGEDEAKESLVEIVDFLHNPSRYTAIGAKLPKGALLVGPPGTGKTLLAKAVAGEAQVPFYSLTGSDFVEMFVGVGASRVRDLFRQAAQNAPCIVFIDEIDAIGKTRDTRYGGNDEREQTLNQLLSEMDGFDAGKGIMVMGATNRPEILDAALLRPGRFDRRIIVEKPDLRGRVNILKVHAKDVQLDDSVDFEEIALATSGAVGADLANMMNEAAITAVKHGRAKVNQEDIFEAVEVVLVGKEKKDRIMSKQERKIVSYHEVGHALVSAVQKDAEPVQKITIVPRTMGALGYVMQVPEEEKFLNTKAELHAMLVGFLAGRAAEELVFDTVTTGASNDIEKATRIARAMVTQYGMSEKFGLMGLATEESLYLSKGTVMNCGDDTATEVDREVMRILKECYEEAKRILVENRNALDRIAAFLIEKETITGREFMQIFEEVKKEAEALPAEAAVESGIADA; from the coding sequence ATGGATAAGAATGAGATGCGCGGAAACGGCGGGAACCGCCCTTCCGGGCAGACCTTTTTGATACTGCTTATCGCGGTAACGCTGAGCTTCTTTATTTACTCCATGGTGCGGCAGTATTTTGGGCGCGTTGTGCCGACAGAGATCAGCTACAGCAGCTTCCTCACGATGGTGGAGAAGGATGAGATCAGCCGTGTCGAGTGGGCGGATAATCAGATCACAGTCTATCCGAAGGACAGCGCATCGCTGAGAGAATCGGCAGATCCCGGCAGTCTCCCGGAGGGCTGGACGGCAGGAACCGGCTTCCTCACAGTGGTTCCGGTTAATGCGGACGCGGCGGCGCTGGTGGAGCGTCTCTACAGCCACCACATCGAGATTCTGAAAAAGAAGCCGGACAATTCCGGCTATATTCTGGAAATGCTGCTCGGGGTCGTCCTGCCCTGCATCGCGATTTTTCTGGTTATGAATCTGATGATGCGGCGCATGGGCGGAAACGGCGGCGGAATGATGGGTGTCGGCAGATCCAATGCGAAGATGTATATGCAGCGGGAGACGGGCGTCAGCTTCAAGGATGTGGCGGGGGAGGACGAGGCGAAGGAGAGTCTCGTGGAGATCGTGGACTTCCTGCATAATCCGAGCCGTTATACCGCCATCGGGGCGAAGCTGCCGAAGGGAGCGCTCCTGGTGGGACCGCCGGGTACCGGTAAGACCCTGCTGGCGAAGGCAGTCGCGGGAGAAGCGCAGGTTCCCTTTTATTCGCTCACCGGCTCCGACTTTGTAGAGATGTTTGTCGGTGTCGGCGCCAGCAGAGTCCGCGATCTATTCCGGCAGGCGGCGCAGAACGCACCCTGCATTGTCTTCATTGACGAGATCGACGCGATCGGCAAGACGCGAGATACCCGCTACGGCGGAAATGACGAGAGAGAGCAGACACTGAACCAGCTTCTGTCCGAGATGGACGGCTTCGACGCGGGCAAGGGCATCATGGTAATGGGGGCGACGAACCGTCCGGAGATACTGGACGCGGCGCTGCTCCGCCCGGGACGCTTCGACCGCCGCATCATCGTGGAGAAGCCGGATCTTCGGGGACGTGTCAATATCCTGAAGGTTCACGCGAAGGACGTACAGCTGGACGATTCCGTAGACTTTGAGGAGATCGCGCTGGCAACCAGCGGCGCGGTCGGTGCGGATCTCGCGAACATGATGAATGAAGCGGCGATCACTGCGGTCAAGCATGGACGGGCGAAGGTGAATCAGGAGGATATTTTCGAGGCGGTCGAGGTCGTGCTGGTCGGCAAGGAGAAGAAGGATCGGATCATGTCGAAGCAGGAGAGGAAGATCGTCTCCTACCATGAGGTCGGGCATGCGCTGGTATCGGCGGTACAGAAGGACGCAGAGCCGGTACAGAAGATTACGATCGTACCGAGAACCATGGGTGCGCTCGGTTATGTCATGCAGGTGCCGGAGGAGGAGAAGTTCCTGAATACCAAGGCGGAGCTTCATGCCATGCTGGTCGGCTTCCTCGCAGGGCGTGCCGCGGAGGAGCTGGTCTTTGACACGGTGACAACAGGCGCCTCCAATGATATTGAGAAGGCGACGAGAATCGCGAGAGCGATGGTGACGCAGTACGGGATGTCGGAGAAGTTCGGTCTGATGGGGCTGGCGACCGAAGAGAGTCTCTACCTTTCGAAGGGGACGGTGATGAACTGCGGCGACGATACTGCGACCGAGGTGGATCGTGAGGTCATGCGGATTCTGAAAGAGTGCTATGAGGAGGCGAAGCGGATCCTCGTAGAGAATCGAAATGCGCTCGATCGGATCGCGGCATTTCTGATTGAAAAGGAGACAATCACCGGAAGGGAATTCATGCAGATCTTCGAAGAGGTAAAGAAGGAGGCAGAAGCGCTGCCGGCAGAAGCGGCTGTAGAGAGTGGGATCGCTGATGCCTGA
- a CDS encoding shikimate kinase, translated as MDRQHLFLIGFMGVGKSTVARVLCERLGLPLIETDARIEAAQGMTITELFRRSGEACFRDLETALLQDLSREAPAVVSCGGGIVLRPGNVRRMKESGSILLLTASPEHILRRVSGNTTRPILNGNMNLDHIRALMERRMPAYLAAADLRISTDGKPVAEIVSEILSALSPL; from the coding sequence ATGGATCGACAGCATCTTTTTTTAATCGGCTTCATGGGCGTCGGCAAGAGCACCGTCGCGCGTGTCCTCTGCGAACGGCTCGGACTTCCTCTGATCGAAACAGATGCGCGGATTGAAGCAGCGCAGGGAATGACGATTACGGAGCTCTTCCGACGCTCCGGCGAAGCCTGCTTCCGCGATCTGGAAACCGCGCTGCTTCAGGATCTCTCCCGCGAAGCGCCCGCCGTGGTTTCCTGCGGGGGCGGCATTGTCCTTCGTCCCGGGAATGTCCGGCGAATGAAGGAGAGCGGCAGCATCCTCCTGCTCACTGCCTCTCCGGAGCACATACTCCGGAGAGTCTCCGGAAATACCACCCGTCCGATCCTGAACGGCAATATGAATCTCGACCACATCCGCGCGCTGATGGAACGTCGGATGCCCGCCTATCTGGCAGCGGCAGATCTCCGCATCTCTACTGACGGAAAACCGGTAGCGGAAATCGTTTCGGAAATTCTTTCAGCACTTTCTCCCTTGTAA
- a CDS encoding LysR family transcriptional regulator, whose product MTSRELLYVKTVADEKNISKAAKRLFVAQPSLSQSIQRIEDSIGSKIFIRGTNGLKLTQAGEKYYQMACQVLKIYGDFEAEITDINDLRAGHIYFGITNHLGAIILPGILPAFYERCPNISVEIFEGSTTPQENKLIAGDLDFSIMHAPASEAEANPSLHYEILADHPFVLALSRQNPLVHRAVPKEGYEHPVLDLELLRDQPLLTLTKEQRIRHITDSVLKKAGIAPHIRLMSRNYMTLERLAALDLGYAMLPGDYVSINRYNNPPVFLSIDRKYGAYWSLCIATLKNSYLSRADTFLLEILRKSFSGSTMLKKV is encoded by the coding sequence ATGACGAGTCGGGAACTTTTGTATGTGAAAACCGTGGCGGACGAAAAGAATATCTCGAAGGCGGCGAAGCGTCTCTTCGTCGCGCAGCCCTCCCTCTCCCAATCCATACAGCGAATCGAAGACAGCATCGGCAGCAAAATCTTCATCCGCGGCACGAATGGGCTGAAGCTCACACAAGCGGGCGAAAAATACTATCAGATGGCATGTCAGGTTTTGAAGATCTACGGGGACTTCGAGGCGGAGATCACCGACATCAATGATCTCCGCGCCGGACACATCTACTTCGGCATCACCAACCACCTCGGCGCCATCATTCTGCCGGGTATCCTCCCCGCCTTTTATGAACGCTGCCCGAATATCTCCGTCGAAATCTTCGAGGGCTCGACTACCCCGCAGGAAAACAAGCTGATTGCCGGAGATCTGGACTTCTCGATCATGCATGCGCCCGCCTCGGAGGCGGAGGCAAATCCTTCCCTGCACTACGAGATCCTCGCAGATCATCCCTTCGTGCTCGCGCTCTCCCGGCAGAATCCTCTGGTTCACCGCGCCGTGCCTAAGGAGGGCTATGAGCATCCGGTGCTGGATCTCGAGCTGCTGCGGGATCAGCCGCTCCTGACATTGACGAAGGAGCAGCGCATCCGCCATATCACGGACTCTGTTCTGAAAAAGGCAGGGATCGCCCCGCATATCCGCCTGATGTCCCGAAACTATATGACGCTGGAGCGCCTCGCCGCCCTCGATCTCGGCTATGCGATGCTTCCGGGCGATTATGTCAGCATCAACCGCTACAACAATCCTCCGGTCTTCCTATCCATCGACAGGAAATACGGCGCGTACTGGAGTCTCTGCATCGCCACTCTGAAAAACAGCTATCTTTCCCGTGCCGATACCTTCCTGCTGGAAATCCTGCGCAAAAGCTTTTCCGGCAGCACAATGCTGAAAAAGGTCTGA
- a CDS encoding YitT family protein — translation MKFAWKEDGKRLLVVILAAMTMALNIKAFVRTGGLYPGGVTGLTVLLQRISQLYLPFELPYTLVNVSLNLIPVWIGFRYIGKKFTLYSLVVILLSGIFIDVLPDHALTYDTLLISIFGGIMNGVAISLCLSVDATSGGTDFIAIYLSQKKGVETWNLILGFNVVILVTAGLLFGWDKALYSIVFQYVSTQTLQMLYRNYQRQTLIIITDSAQEISDAIHAVCHHGASIIKAEGSHAHIEHDMVYSVISASDTKRVMMRIREIDPHAFINLIRSTEIAGRFYMKPKD, via the coding sequence ATGAAATTTGCATGGAAAGAGGATGGGAAGCGTCTGCTTGTCGTCATACTCGCTGCGATGACAATGGCGTTGAATATCAAAGCCTTTGTGCGCACCGGCGGACTGTATCCGGGCGGTGTGACCGGACTCACGGTGCTGCTTCAGCGGATCAGCCAGCTCTATCTGCCGTTTGAGCTTCCCTACACGCTGGTGAATGTGAGCCTGAATCTGATTCCGGTCTGGATCGGCTTCCGCTATATCGGGAAGAAGTTCACGCTGTACTCTTTGGTGGTGATCCTGCTGAGCGGCATCTTCATTGACGTCCTGCCGGATCATGCTCTTACCTATGATACGCTGCTGATCTCGATCTTCGGGGGAATCATGAACGGCGTGGCGATCAGTCTCTGCCTTTCCGTGGATGCGACCTCCGGCGGGACGGACTTCATCGCGATCTATCTCTCGCAGAAGAAGGGCGTCGAGACATGGAATCTGATACTGGGCTTCAATGTCGTGATCCTCGTGACGGCAGGTCTGCTCTTCGGCTGGGACAAGGCGCTGTACTCCATCGTTTTTCAGTATGTATCGACGCAAACACTGCAAATGCTCTACCGGAACTATCAGAGACAGACCCTGATTATCATTACGGACAGCGCGCAGGAAATCTCCGACGCGATCCATGCGGTCTGCCATCACGGAGCCTCGATCATCAAGGCGGAGGGCTCTCATGCGCACATCGAGCATGATATGGTTTATTCCGTGATTTCTGCCTCAGACACGAAGCGGGTCATGATGCGAATTCGGGAGATCGACCCCCACGCCTTCATCAATCTGATCCGCTCGACGGAGATCGCCGGAAGATTCTATATGAAACCAAAGGACTGA
- the aroD gene encoding type I 3-dehydroquinate dehydratase translates to MRKDSGMAVKICVAITGREETEIYRQAEAIAAERAFPEVSVVELRYDLASELPAARLLPVLSGLRIRLPGKLLLFTIRTAAQGGAFPADGEYENCNLLAIRSGCIDMVDVELRREGYAEGRPSAADRSSTAHILSEARDRNVRSIASYHDFARTPEDEVLRNIFTELRESGADILKAAYMPECEEDVLRLMLEMRRFREADRNRHEYIAMSMGRLGSVSRLAGMLSGSDYSFMAVGAGSAPGQLSLGEGAEMLRILEENRGGMPFRQGYRI, encoded by the coding sequence ATGAGAAAGGACAGCGGTATGGCTGTGAAGATCTGTGTGGCGATCACAGGGAGAGAGGAGACGGAGATCTATCGGCAGGCGGAGGCGATCGCGGCGGAGCGCGCCTTTCCGGAGGTTTCCGTCGTGGAGCTTCGCTATGATCTCGCATCGGAGCTTCCCGCAGCGCGGCTGCTGCCGGTGCTTTCCGGACTGCGGATACGGCTTCCGGGGAAGCTGCTGCTGTTTACGATCCGTACCGCAGCGCAGGGCGGCGCTTTTCCTGCGGACGGAGAGTATGAGAACTGCAATCTTCTCGCTATTCGGAGCGGCTGCATCGATATGGTGGATGTGGAGCTGCGGAGAGAGGGGTATGCGGAGGGGCGTCCCTCGGCGGCAGACCGCAGCAGCACGGCGCATATCCTTTCGGAAGCGCGAGATAGGAACGTGCGGAGCATCGCATCCTACCATGATTTCGCGAGAACACCGGAGGACGAGGTACTTCGAAATATCTTTACAGAGCTTCGGGAGAGCGGTGCGGATATCCTGAAGGCGGCGTATATGCCGGAATGTGAGGAGGATGTGCTCCGGCTGATGCTGGAGATGAGAAGGTTTCGCGAGGCAGATCGGAATCGGCATGAGTATATTGCCATGTCGATGGGACGGCTCGGCTCTGTATCGAGGCTCGCCGGAATGCTCTCCGGCTCGGACTACAGCTTCATGGCAGTCGGGGCGGGCTCTGCGCCCGGACAGCTCTCCCTCGGGGAAGGCGCGGAGATGCTCCGGATATTGGAAGAGAACAGGGGAGGAATGCCGTTTCGGCAGGGATATAGAATATGA
- a CDS encoding YqeG family HAD IIIA-type phosphatase, translating to MLSWLYPDDEICSVYEADYERLYREGYRAALYDIDNTLVLHDAGANEEARSLFTRLHEIGWRVCLISNNHRERVQSFAKQTEADFFLCDAHKPSAWAYLRAAELLGLDRSELLFFGDQLFTDIWGAKRAGIHSVLVRPIGAEKLLQIRLKRILERPILAAYRRKRLRQEKTGGARPLL from the coding sequence ATGCTTTCCTGGCTGTATCCGGATGATGAGATCTGCTCGGTCTATGAAGCGGACTATGAGAGACTGTACCGGGAGGGCTACCGCGCCGCTCTGTATGACATAGACAATACATTGGTGCTCCATGACGCAGGAGCGAATGAAGAGGCGAGATCACTCTTTACCCGGCTGCATGAGATCGGCTGGCGGGTCTGCCTGATCTCCAATAATCATCGGGAGCGGGTGCAGAGCTTCGCGAAGCAGACCGAGGCGGACTTCTTCCTCTGCGATGCGCATAAGCCCTCGGCATGGGCATATCTTCGGGCGGCGGAGCTGCTGGGGCTGGATCGGAGCGAGCTGCTCTTCTTCGGAGATCAGCTTTTCACGGATATCTGGGGCGCGAAGCGGGCGGGGATCCACAGCGTACTGGTTCGGCCCATCGGCGCGGAGAAGCTGCTGCAGATCCGGCTGAAGCGGATATTGGAGCGTCCGATCCTTGCCGCGTATCGGCGGAAGCGGCTGCGGCAGGAGAAGACAGGGGGAGCGCGCCCCCTTTTATGA
- the nrdR gene encoding transcriptional regulator NrdR, with the protein MKCPYCNAEDTRVIDSRPADDNTAIRRRRQCESCGKRFTTFEKLETTPILIVKKDQSRVPYDRSKIEAGIIRSCHKRPVPRDTITRMVDEVENALFASGENELSTEVIGELVMEKLKEVDQVAYVRFASVYREFKDINTFVEEIGKLLRGREMQTEEG; encoded by the coding sequence ATGAAATGCCCATATTGCAATGCAGAGGATACCCGGGTCATCGACTCCAGACCCGCCGACGACAATACGGCGATCCGCAGGAGACGGCAGTGCGAGAGCTGCGGGAAACGCTTTACGACCTTTGAGAAGCTGGAAACCACGCCGATCCTGATTGTAAAGAAGGATCAAAGCAGAGTCCCCTACGATCGCAGCAAGATCGAGGCGGGCATCATTCGCTCCTGCCACAAGCGTCCGGTTCCGCGGGATACGATCACGCGAATGGTGGATGAGGTCGAGAATGCGCTTTTTGCTTCCGGGGAGAATGAGCTCAGCACAGAGGTAATCGGCGAGCTGGTTATGGAGAAGCTGAAGGAGGTGGATCAGGTGGCATACGTGCGCTTTGCTTCGGTCTACAGGGAGTTCAAGGATATCAATACCTTCGTAGAGGAAATCGGGAAGCTGCTCCGCGGACGGGAAATGCAGACGGAGGAGGGGTGA
- a CDS encoding DUF975 family protein, producing the protein MMTNREIKSFARQQLRGNWGSMIGSFFLLLLAALLFIAFPVAAFAGGAAAVGRFGGMLSERDGMLLRVSVGILVALLFLLYYLIATGLALGMQRMYLDMVRGRRVSASDIFRGFRNGRQFWSFFWVELLLGLMSLVISAPLFLCMYVYGLNAANTTIVRWITNAISFLLQLFFAGAPIFAADDPNRSAVESLLLSFHTIERRKGRYLLLILSFFPWYLLSAVTLGLGMLFLVPYITAAETIFFLSAYSEDRSAKS; encoded by the coding sequence ATGATGACGAATCGGGAGATAAAGAGCTTTGCACGGCAGCAGCTGCGCGGCAACTGGGGGAGCATGATCGGAAGCTTCTTCCTTCTGCTGCTCGCTGCGCTGCTTTTCATTGCGTTTCCTGTGGCGGCGTTCGCAGGCGGCGCAGCAGCGGTCGGACGCTTCGGCGGCATGCTGAGCGAGCGGGACGGCATGCTGCTCAGAGTTTCTGTCGGGATACTCGTCGCACTCCTTTTCCTGCTGTATTACCTCATCGCGACAGGACTTGCGCTGGGGATGCAGAGGATGTATCTGGATATGGTGAGGGGGAGACGCGTGTCAGCGTCGGATATTTTCAGGGGCTTCCGAAATGGAAGGCAGTTCTGGAGCTTTTTCTGGGTAGAACTGCTGCTCGGTCTGATGAGTCTCGTGATTTCTGCACCGCTGTTCCTCTGCATGTATGTGTATGGGCTGAATGCTGCCAATACGACGATCGTGCGGTGGATCACGAATGCGATCAGCTTCCTGCTTCAGCTTTTCTTTGCGGGCGCTCCCATATTCGCCGCGGACGATCCGAATCGTAGTGCGGTGGAGAGCTTGCTTTTGTCCTTTCATACGATAGAGAGGAGGAAGGGACGCTATCTGCTGCTGATCCTCTCCTTTTTCCCATGGTATCTGCTGAGTGCCGTCACGCTGGGGCTGGGAATGCTCTTCCTTGTACCGTATATCACGGCGGCGGAAACCATCTTTTTCCTGAGCGCTTATAGCGAGGATAGGAGTGCGAAGTCATGA
- a CDS encoding alpha/beta hydrolase family protein: MGELDKNLTSETEKNLFGNAELNMLWACAADPRFCYRVHVPDYYREEAGCRLRLMVLIHGTGCAIEDYIAEARSWADRCHVAILAPLFPSGMIERADFNSYKLLSAGGIRYDQILLSMLDEMAERYPGIQTDKFLLFGHSGGGQFANRFLLVHPARLEAVSIGAPGRPTFLNFSEDYFWGVRNFREVFDKELDITAVRNVPVQITVGELDTKFIGESPYGTNRVARMESLRRNFEENGIKRVEMRRIPGIEHADGNHERIQAATAFFEKYL, translated from the coding sequence ATGGGGGAGCTGGATAAAAATCTGACGTCTGAGACGGAAAAAAACTTATTCGGAAATGCAGAGCTGAATATGCTTTGGGCCTGCGCCGCAGATCCCAGATTTTGCTACCGGGTGCATGTGCCGGACTATTATCGGGAAGAAGCCGGCTGTAGGCTGCGTCTCATGGTGCTCATCCATGGAACCGGCTGTGCAATAGAGGATTATATCGCAGAGGCGCGCAGTTGGGCAGACAGGTGCCATGTTGCGATTCTTGCACCGCTTTTCCCAAGCGGGATGATCGAAAGAGCGGATTTCAACAGCTATAAGCTCCTTTCTGCCGGCGGAATACGCTATGATCAGATCCTGCTTTCGATGCTTGACGAGATGGCAGAACGCTATCCCGGGATTCAGACGGATAAATTCCTTCTGTTCGGACATTCCGGCGGCGGTCAATTCGCCAATCGATTTCTGCTGGTTCACCCTGCGCGCTTGGAGGCGGTTTCCATCGGCGCGCCCGGAAGACCTACGTTCCTGAATTTTTCAGAGGACTATTTCTGGGGAGTCAGAAATTTCAGAGAGGTCTTTGACAAGGAACTGGATATAACGGCAGTGAGAAATGTACCTGTACAGATCACGGTAGGAGAGCTGGATACCAAATTCATCGGAGAATCGCCCTATGGGACGAATCGTGTTGCGAGGATGGAGAGTCTTCGGAGAAATTTCGAGGAAAACGGCATAAAAAGGGTAGAAATGCGAAGAATTCCCGGTATTGAACATGCGGATGGCAACCATGAAAGAATACAGGCTGCCACTGCGTTCTTCGAAAAATACCTCTAG